TTGACGCCGTCGCCGGGACGAAGCGATTTCAGCGCCGTACGGCGAAACGTCTCCGGCATGACGTCCGCAGTAAACGCGCCGCGATCGACGGCGACGACGGTCAGGCAGACGCCGTTGACGGCGACGCTGTCGCCAACCGCAGCGCCCGACGCCACCCTAGGCGCTTCCACCGTCAGGCGCAACGTCTCGCCGGCCTGTCGAACGTCCCGGATGCGGCCGACTTCCTCGATTAAACCCGTAAACACGGCTATCCCTCCTCACCGCCTGCCGATCGAACCTCGAGGCGCCGAATCGGCCGGAACGCCTGCCGTCCCGGTCTCTTCGACTTCGGCTTCCGGGTAAACGGGATACCCGACGACGCAGACGTCTTCCCCGAATACCGTCACTTCGATGTCGCGCAGCCGGATGGCGTCGCGGATTTGGTCGGCGCCTTCGTTGCGCACGACGTCGGGAGCGCGTTCGCCTCCGCCGACGAGAATCGGACCGTAAAACAGCACAACCTTGTCGACGAGTCGGGCGTCCAGCATCGCACCGTTCAGCCGGCCGCCGCCCTCGAGCAGGACGGAGCCGATCTCCCGCTCGCCGAGAAGCCGCATCGCCTCGCGCAGGTCGACGAGCGGCCCGTCGCCGCAGCGCAACACTTCGGCACCCGCGGCGTTCAGCCGCATGGCGCGCTCGATCGAAGCCTGCCGCGTCGTCAGCACGATCGTCCGCGCTCCACCTTCCTTCACTACACGCGCGTCCGGCGGCAGGCGCAACCTCGAATCGACGACGAGCCGCACCGGCGACAACGCCGGAATCGCAAGCCGCGTCGTCAACAATGGATCGTCGGCAAGAACCGTATCGACGCCGACCATGACCGCCTGATGACGATGACGCAGCGTATGGACGAACGCCCGCGCGCGTTCCCCCGTAATCCATCGGCTGTCGCCGGATTTGGAGGCGATCTTGCCGTCGAGCGTCGCGGCCGCTTTCATCGTGACGAACGGCATGCGCGTCGTGATATATTTGCGAAACATTTCGATCAGTTTTTCCGCCTCGCCGCCGAGCAACCCGACCTCGACTTCGACGCCGTGCGCGCGCAATTTTTCAACGCCTCGACCGGCAACGGCCGGATTCGGGTCGAGACAGCCTACGACGACGCGCTTCACGCCCTCCGCGATCAATCGGTCGCAGCAAGGCGGCGTCCGACCGTAATGAGTGCACGGCTCGAGCGTCACATAAACGGTCGAACCGGCGGCGTCCGGTCCGGCCATCTGCAGCGCGTGAACTTCGGCATGCGGGCCGCCGCGTGCGAGATGGGCACCGACGCCGACGACCCGGCCGTCTTTGACGACGACGCAGCCGACAGCCGGATTAACGCCGGTCTGCCCCAGCGTTGTCGAAGCCAGTTCGATCGCCAGCCGCATGTATGTCTCGTCCGAGAGCGTCTCCCCATCCCACAGGCGATACACCGAACTCCCCCTTCCCGGACGCCCGATTGAGATACCGGACGGATGCCGAGTTCCGTCGAAACAATCATTCTTCCGTCCGCCTTGTGAAAAGATGCACGTAATCGGGCGAAACGAGCCCGCTTCCGGCCCTTTTGCCTGTTATCGCCATTATCGCACGGCCGCGAACGGGGTTCAAGCCGGCCCGCGCCCTTTCAATCGTTCCGGCAAAACATCGTTGCCGACGACGTCGTCGAGCGTCTCCCGCTTGACGACAACGTCCGCCGCCCCGTCACGGACGAAAACGACCGCAGGCCTGCGCAGCCGGTTGTAATTGCTCGCCATCGAATACTGATAAGCGCCGGAACAAAAAACGGCGAGCAGATCACCCGGCCGCGGATCCGGCAGCCGGCAGTCGCGAATGAGCATGTCGCCGCTTTCACAACATTTTCCGGCAACCGTGACGACCGTGTCCGCCGGTTCATTCGCGCGGTTGGCTAAAATCGCTTCGTAACGGGCGCCGTACAACGCCGGCCGTGGGTTGTCGGCCATGCCGCCGTCGACGGCGACGTATCGACGGATGCCTGGAATTTCTTTCCAAGATCCGATTGTATAGAGCGCCGTGCCGGCTTCGCCGACGACGCTTCGGCCGGGTTCGACCCATACTTCCGGCAACGGGTAGCCCTCGATCCGCCCGAATGCCGTGCGCACCGCATCCGTAACGGCACGGATGTAATCGGATACCGCGAGCGGCCGGTCTTCCTCCGTATAGCGGATGCCGAATCCGCCGCCGACGTTGACGACGGAAAAGGTAACACCTGTACGTTCGCGCGCGCGGGCGGCGAGTTGGCCGAGTTTTTCCGCAGTCGCCCGGAATCCCGCCGTTTCGAAAATTTGTGAACCGATATGGGCGTGTACGCCGACGACCTCCATCGTCTCCATCCGCACCGCCTCTTCCAGCGCGCGGTCGGCCGCCCCGCTTTCGAGATCGAATCCGAATTTCGTGTCGGTCTGGCCCGTCATCACGTATTCATGCGTATGCGCCTCGACGCCCGGCGCGACTCTCAACAACACCCGAACCTTGACGCCTCGACGCCGAGCGACGTCGCACAAAACTTCCATTTCATGGAAATTATCGACGACGAAACAGCCCACCCTCGCGCCGACGGCCATGTCGATTTCGTCCGGCGACTTGTTATTGCCGTGAAAATGAATCCGCTCCGGCGGAAAACCCGCGCGCAGCGCCGTATACAGCTCCCCCTCGGACACGACGTCGAGCGACAGCCCTTCTTCGGCGACGACCCGGCACATCGCCATCGTGCAGAACGCTTTCGACGCGTAGGCGACCTGAAACGGCACGCCGGAGCTGCGAAAAGCGTCGACAAACTCGCGGCATTTTTGCCGGATGAGCGCTTCGTCATAAATGTAAAGCGGCGTTCCGTACACCCGCGCCAGCTCGGTCACGTCGCAGCCGCCGATTTCAAGATGCCCCCGCTCGTTGATCCGGCTTGTCCCGCGCAACCGCATAAAATTTCCCCTCGTCCGAAATCCGTTTTCCTTAAAACCTTATCACAAATCGGCGGCTTATCGCAATCACTCGGCTTTTCCCGCTACGACGGCTGCCGCGACGGGTCGACGGGACGGGTTACGCTCGGGCGGTCGCCCTGAAAGCGAACGGGCCGCCGCAGCAGGACATCGACGAGCGCCCTGAAATTAAACGGGATAAACGGCCACAAATACGGCGAACCGTACGAACGCCGCGTCGCCAGAAACGTCAGCCAGACGGCGGCCGCGACGACGAACCCGCACGCGCCGAAAAAACCGGCGGCCAACAACAAGCTCAGCCGCACGATCCGGTTGCCGAGGCTCAGCTCGTAGCTCGGCGTGGCGAACATCCCCACGGCTGCGACCGACATCATCAGAATAACCTCGTTGTTGAACAATCCGGTCTTGACGGCAATTTCGCCGATCAAAATGGCGGCGACCAGCCCCATCGCCGTCGTCAGCGGCGACGGCGTATGCACGGCCGCCATCCGCATCAGATCGATGCCGAGTTCAATCAAGACGAACTGAAGAAGCAGCGGCACCTTTCCCGGCTTTGCCGGCCCGAGAAATTCGAGGCCTTCCGGCTTGACCGGCATGTGGACGACCAAAAACCAAAGAGGAAGCAGGAAAAGCGAGACCAGAACCCCGAAATAACGCACCCAGCGAAGATATGTGCCGATGAACGGGCTTTGCCGATATTCCTCCGCGTGCTGCAAGTGATGAAAATAAGTCGACGGCAGCATCATGACGCTCGGCGACGTGTCGACGAACACGATGACATGGCCTTCCAACAAATGCGCGCATACGACGTCCGGTCGTTCCGAATAGCGAACGTTAGGGAACGGGTTCCAACTTTGCCGGATGAGCGATTCTTCCAGTTGTTTCTCCGCGACCGGCAGTCCGTCGACCTTCACTTCCGCGATTCTCCGCTTGATCGCCCGGACGAGGTCGGGATCGGCGATGTCGCGGATATAGCCGACGGCGATATGTGTTTTCGTCCGTTCGCCGACCCGCATGACCTCGAATGTCAGCCTCGGGTCGCGTAGCCGGCGGCGAACGAGCGTCACATTGGTTAGAAGCGTCTCGACGAATCCGTCTCGGGAACCGCGCACGACGCGCTCCAGATCCGGTTCGTCGACGGAACGCGCGGGATATTTTCGCGTGTCGACGAGAACCGCTTTTTCCTCATGGCTGAGAAACAGTACGAGTTGACCGACCAGCGCGGCGTCGACCGCTTCGTCGAAATCCGACGTCACCTCGACCTGGGCGTGCGGGATTAGCTCGCGGACGACCGTCTGCAGCACAGACGGCCGCAAGTCTTCTTCCCGAGCCAGCGACAACCGGTGAAGCACCGTCGCGACCGTCACGTCGTTGACGAAGCCGTTCAGCACCAGCACCGCCGCGTCGCGACCGCCGACGGTCATTTCCCGGTAAATCACATCGAAGCTGACGTCCAGGCCCATCTTCTCCTGCAACGCTTTCCGGATCTCCGCAACCGACTTCGGGATATCTGACGTCTGTTTCCATTCCGACTCCCGCCGCGTCGTCGAAACAGGATCGCGTTCGAGCGCCTTACGATTCGCTTCGTCGATCAGCCTGCGGTCGGATGAACCGGACCGCCCGCGGTCGGACGCCATGTCGTCTGCCATGTCCCGAGAACTCCTTTCTTTCAAACTCTCTTATTTTACTATTAATGGAAAATAATCCAATCGAACAGAGAACCCGCCACTTTTCCCAGTACGACGGCCGTCAGCAGACAACCGACGGAAGCCTCCATGCGCAACCGTTTCGCCGTTATCGGGAAAACATTAAGCACTTCCGTCAGCGCCGCGGCCAGCATGCCGACGAACATACCGAAACCGAGGCCGACCCATGCCGTCGTCGGCGGCGGCAGACGGATCGACCAGCCTTCAAAATCCGCCGCGGTAAAAACGAGCGCGCCCGCGACGATCGCGCTTTCGAACATCCACACCGAGGCGTACCGCCCTCCGAGGCCGCACAGCCGCATCAATCGCGGAACGATATCCAGCACGACGAGCAAGGCGACGAGTCCGCCGCCGACGACAAACCCTCCTGCTAATCCGACCATAACGATACAAAAGAAGGAAACTAAATTCATCTATTCTCCTCCCCCGGATCCGGTGCCTGCCGACCGTTCGTCTCGCGTCTTCGACGGTACTCTTCTGCAACCAGATACTGATCCATGCCCTGTTCGTACAAAAACATTTCGATTTCCAGCGGGCTCGGCTCATCGCTGAATTTTTTCTTGAATACATGATTGAAAAAAAGCACCATGCCCGCGCCGAGACCGATCGAGTACGGGATTTGCAGCCAATACGGCCGTTCGGCGTCGACGCCCGTCATCATCTTGTACACCCGCCGGTGAACTTGCGGCATGCCGACGTCTTCGTGAAAGTTCATGATGGCAAGCCCTGAACCGAGAAAAAGCAACACCCACATCAAGCCGACCAATGCGACGTTCGGCCGTCGCCCCGGGCGAACGATTTCGACGAGCGAATACGGATCGCCGACGTGCTCGACCGTCACACCGGGTTCCGCCCGACGGACGGCGCCGACGACGTCCAGGGCGTCGACGACCGCCCAAACTCCATCTTCCGCACCCGTCCGGCGGACGACGACTTCGCGCAGCCGACGTTCCGTTTCCGGCCGCTCCGCCAAAATGCCGGCGACGTCGCCGACGGTGATCGGCATTCCCCGCGTAACACACGCTCGCCGGCGCATCCGCACGAATACCGTTTCTTCCGCCTTCGTCGTCACCGCTCGGATCCCTCCTCCGGACGACATTCTATCGCCCGCATCGGTTAGGATGCTCCGAAACGGCTTTCGCCATCACGACATTATAAATAACACCTTTCACACAAATAAATCATTTTATTTCGCCGATATCGCAATATTTATTGCGTCATATTTATTCAAGATGCTATAATAAAGACGCCATAAACGACCGGAAAGGAGCATCGCAATGGAAACAGCCGTCGGCATCAACGGAATGGGGCGGATCGGGCGGCTGATCTTCCGCCGGGCGTTCGGACCGGATGCGCCCGACGGGTTGCGCGTCACCGCCGTCAACTCAATCCATCCGGCCGAAACGGTGGCCCATCTGCTGAAATACGACAGCGTCCACGGCACCTGGGGGGCCGACGTCCGAACCGACGGCCCCAACCTCGTTGTCGACGGCCGGCCCGTTCGCGTATTCAACCGGCAAAACCCCGCGGAGATTGAATGGTCGGAAGCCGGCGTCGACATCGTGATCGAAGCGACGGGAAAATTTCTGGACCGAAACGCGGTTTCCTCCCACTTGCGCAGCGGCGTCTCGCGCGTCGTCGTGACTGCTCCCGGAAAATCGCTTGATCTGACAGTCGTCATGGGCGTCAACGAAACGGCGTACGACCCGTCGAGACACGTCCTGCTTTCCGCTTCCTCATGCACGACCACGTGTGCAGCGACCGTGCTCGCCGTGCTTGATCGCGCCTTCGGCGTCCGTGGTGCCTGGGTCACGACGGTTCACAGCTACACGAGCGATCAACGCCATCTCGACAACCCGCACAAAGACCTCCGCCGTGCCCGTGCTTGCACGTTGTCGATCGTCCCGACGTCGACCGGTATCGGCCGATCGTTGGCCGACGTGCTGCCCCATCTGGCGTCTTCCGTGCGCGGTATCGCCGTCCGCGTGCCGACGCCCGACGTCTCGCTGGTCGACATGACCGTCACCCTTACCCACGTTGTAGACGCCGACGACATTCGGGCGGCGTTCCGCGAAGCCTCGGGCGGAAGATGGTCGCGGTACGTCGGCTATACCGACCTTCCGCTCGTTTCCGCCGATTTCATCGGAAACGACAAGTCTGCCGTTATCGACGGAGCTTCGGTCGAAACCGTCGGCGATCAGGCGAAAATTCTGGCATGGTACGACAACGAATGGGGTTACGCCTGCCGGGTGCTCGACCTCGTCCGTTACATCTCCGACTTGCAACCGGAAAGGAGGGAATGCGCATGCACGTCCGGCAGCTCGAACTCGGAACATTGATCTGTGCTCAGTGCAACCGGATTCTTGACACATTCGACACGGAAAAGGTGACCGTCTACTACGGCGTGTGCCCCGAACCGAACGATTGCCGTTCTCGGGACAACCACGCCGAATCGAATCGACGGGAGGACTTCGAACGGTGAGTTTGCGCAAGTGGATCTACGCGTTTGAAGAAGGCGACGTGTCCATGAAGCCGTTGCTCGGAGGCAAAGGCGCCAACCTGGCCGACATGACGCGCGCCGGACTGCCGGTTCCGCCGGGGTTTACGATCACGACCGACGCTTGCCGCGCTTTTTACGAGAAAGGAGAAAAACTGCCCGACGGTCTGCCGGAACAACTCAGGACGGCCGTCGCCGAGCTGGAACGCCGCACCGGCCGTGCGTTCGGCGGCATCGACCGCCCGCTGCTCGTATCGGTCCGTTCCGGCGCGGTGACGTCGATGCCCGGGATGATGGACACGATCCTGAACGTCGGGCTCAACGACGCAACTGTCGAAGGGCTCGCCGCCGAAACCGGCAATCCGCGGTTTGCCCGCGACTGTTACCGACGATTGATCGAAATGTTCGGCAACGTCGTGTTCGGCATCGAAGCCCGGGCGTTCGACCGCGCGAAGGAGGAAGTGAAGCTCCGCTACCGTGTGCACGAAGATACCGGCATCCCCGAGGAGGGACTCCGGGAGCTGGTGGAACGCTACCGCACGCTCATCCGGGAAAAGACGAGACGCGATTTTCCGCAGAACGCGCACGAACAGCTGCTTTTGGCCGTCGAAGCCGTCTTCCGCTCCTGGAACAACCCGCGGGCGATCGTCTACCGGAAAGCGCACCGCATTCCAGACGACCAGGGAACGGCGGTCAACATCCAGGCGATGGTGTTCGGCAATCTCGGCGACGACAGCGGCACGGGCGTCGTGTTTACGCGCGACCCTTCCACCGGCCTGCGCGCGCTTTTCGGCGAATACTTGCCGAACGCACAGGGCGAGGACGTCGTCGCCGGAATCCGGACGCCGATGCCGATCGCGCGGTTGAAAACCGACTTTCCCGATGTCTACGCGCAGCTCGTCCGGCTCGCAGAACAGCTCGAACGCCGTTACCGCGACATGCAGGACGTCGAATTTACGGTCGAGCGCGGCCGGCTGTACCTGCTCCAGACGCGTTCCGGCAAACGGACGGCCCGCGCGGCGGTCCGCATCGCGGCCGATCTCGTCCGCGAAGGTCTGATTTCGAAAGAAGAGGCGCTCATGCGGATCGAACCGTCACATCTCGACGGCCTGCTGCACCGGTCGATCGACGAAAACGGCCCGCTCGACGTCGTCGCCGAAGGGTTGCCCGCCTCGCCGGGGGCGGCGTCAGGCCGCATCGCGTTCGACGCCGACACCGCCGTCGAACGTTCCAAAACCGGCGAACCGGTCCTGCTCGTCCGTCCCGAGACGACGCCGGACGACATCCACGGCGTCATCGCTGCCGAAGGCGTGCTGACCACGCGCGGCGGCATGACGAGCCATGCGGCGGTCGTCGCCCGAGGCATGGGCAAACCGTGCGTCTGCGGCTGCGAGTCGGTGCGGATCGACGAACGGGAACGGGTTCTGGTCGCGGGGGGACGCATTTTTCGCGAAGGCGACTGGCTGTCGATCGACGGGTCGACCGGCAGGGTCATCGCCGGACGCGTGTCGCTGAAAGAGCCGGAATTGTCCGAAGAACTGGAACTTTTGCTGTCGTGGGCCGATGAAGTCAAGCGGCTGTCCGTCCGCGCCAACGCCGACACGCCCGAAGACGCGGCGAGAGCCCGCCGGTTCGGCGCCGAAGGCATCGGGCTGTGCCGTACGGAGCACATGTTTTTGTCGCCGGAACGGCTGCCCGTCGTCCGGTCGATGATTCTCGACGAAGGCAAGCGGCGCGAGGAAGCGCTGGCACGGTTACTGGAACTGCAGCAGAGCGACTTCGAGGCGATTTTTGAGGCGATGGACGGCCTTCCGGTCACCGTCCGGCTGCTCGACCCGCCGCTGCATGAATTTCTGCCCGACCTGGAAACGCTTCTTCTCCGCAGGCAGCGCCTCGACTTCACCGCCGACGGGGCCGACGGCGCCGACGCGGAGCCGGAGCGCGAAGAGCTCGACCGGCTCATCCGCGCCGTCCGGCAACACCGCGAGTCGAACCCGATGCTCGGCCTACGCGGCTGCCGTCTCGGCGTCGTCCGGCCGGACATTTACGAAATGCAAGTGCGCGCGATTTTCCGCGCCGCGAAGGCGTGTTCGGCGCGAGGCGTCGACGTACGGCCCGAAATCATGGTACCGCTCGTCGGAATCCCCGGCGAACTGCGCTTTTTCCGCGAGATGATCGACCGGATCGCCGGCGAGGAACTCGGCGAATCGCGCGGCCGGCCGCCCTACCGGGTCGGCACGATGATCGAAGTGCCGAGGGCGGCGCTCGTCGCGGACGCGATTGCTGAATACGCCGATTTTTTCTCGTTCGGCACGAACGACCTGACGCAGATGACGTTCGGCTTCAGCCGCGACGACGCGGAAAACAAATTTCTCGGCGCCTATCTGGAACGCGGCCTCTTGACCGACAACCCGTTTCAGACGCTGGACGCCGACGGCGTCGGCCGGCTCGTCCGGTTCGCCGTCGAACGCAGTAAAGCCGTGCGGCCGGATCTGAAAACGAGCATCTGCGGCGAACACGGCGGCGACCCGAATTCGATCCGGTTTTGCCACAACGCCGGTCTCGACGCCGTCAGCTGTTCGCCGTACCGCGTCCCGCTGGCACGCGTGGCGGCCGCCCAGGCTGCGATCGAGGCGGGACGTAAAGTTGAGACGAAAAGTTGAAGTACACGGACAACGATAGGAGGGGGAAGCCATGCCCCCTCCTAAACCATCACTGCGCGATCTGCTTACGGATCGACTGCAAAATCTTTTTTTCCAACCGCGACACCTGCACCTGCGAAATGCCGAGCCTGCTCGCCACTTCCGACTGCGTCTGGTCGCAATAATACCGCAGATAGACGATCAGCCTCTCCCGTTCGCTCAAGCCCCGAATCGCCTCAGACAACGCCAGCCGGTCGAACCAGAGCTCCTGCGAATCGTCCGCGATCTGGTCCATCAGCGTAATCGGATCGCCGTCGTTTTCGTAAACGGTCTCGTGGATCGACGCCGGCGGCTTGCCGGCCTCCTGAGCGAACACGACTTCTTCCGGACTGATGCCCAGTTCTTCCGCTAGCTCACTGACCGTAGGCGCGCGGTCCAGCCGCTTCGACAGTTCGTCTTTCGCTTTGCGGATTTTTTGCGCCAGCTCCTTCATCGACCGACTGACCTTGATGGCACCGTCGTCGCGCAGAAACCGCTGGATCTCGCCGATAATCATCGGCACCGCATAAGTGGAAAATTTCACGTCGTACGACAGGTCGAACTTGTCGACGGACTTCAGCAGGCCGATGCAACCGATCTGGAACAGGTCGTCCGCTTCGTAGCCACGGTTTAGAAACCGCTGGACGACCGACCAGACGAGCCTGATATTGGCTTGTACAAGCGCCTCCCGCGCCTCTGCATCACCGGCCTGGCTTCGCGCGATCAGCCGTCTGACTTCCGTGTCATCCAGATGATGATCCATGGGCGGATCGGCCCCTAGTTGTACAAAGCTTTCCTGGAAAGGATCCGCTTCGTCATCCGAACGCGCGTACCTTCCCCGGGCGCGGATTCGACCGACAGACCATCCGTGAAATGTTCCATAATCGTAAATCCCATGCCGGAGCGCTCCAGTTCCGGC
This region of Candidatus Reconcilbacillus cellulovorans genomic DNA includes:
- a CDS encoding riboflavin biosynthesis protein RibD; its protein translation is MRLAIELASTTLGQTGVNPAVGCVVVKDGRVVGVGAHLARGGPHAEVHALQMAGPDAAGSTVYVTLEPCTHYGRTPPCCDRLIAEGVKRVVVGCLDPNPAVAGRGVEKLRAHGVEVEVGLLGGEAEKLIEMFRKYITTRMPFVTMKAAATLDGKIASKSGDSRWITGERARAFVHTLRHRHQAVMVGVDTVLADDPLLTTRLAIPALSPVRLVVDSRLRLPPDARVVKEGGARTIVLTTRQASIERAMRLNAAGAEVLRCGDGPLVDLREAMRLLGEREIGSVLLEGGGRLNGAMLDARLVDKVVLFYGPILVGGGERAPDVVRNEGADQIRDAIRLRDIEVTVFGEDVCVVGYPVYPEAEVEETGTAGVPADSAPRGSIGRR
- a CDS encoding RNA polymerase sigma-F factor, translating into MDHHLDDTEVRRLIARSQAGDAEAREALVQANIRLVWSVVQRFLNRGYEADDLFQIGCIGLLKSVDKFDLSYDVKFSTYAVPMIIGEIQRFLRDDGAIKVSRSMKELAQKIRKAKDELSKRLDRAPTVSELAEELGISPEEVVFAQEAGKPPASIHETVYENDGDPITLMDQIADDSQELWFDRLALSEAIRGLSERERLIVYLRYYCDQTQSEVASRLGISQVQVSRLEKKILQSIRKQIAQ
- a CDS encoding pyruvate, phosphate dikinase is translated as MRKWIYAFEEGDVSMKPLLGGKGANLADMTRAGLPVPPGFTITTDACRAFYEKGEKLPDGLPEQLRTAVAELERRTGRAFGGIDRPLLVSVRSGAVTSMPGMMDTILNVGLNDATVEGLAAETGNPRFARDCYRRLIEMFGNVVFGIEARAFDRAKEEVKLRYRVHEDTGIPEEGLRELVERYRTLIREKTRRDFPQNAHEQLLLAVEAVFRSWNNPRAIVYRKAHRIPDDQGTAVNIQAMVFGNLGDDSGTGVVFTRDPSTGLRALFGEYLPNAQGEDVVAGIRTPMPIARLKTDFPDVYAQLVRLAEQLERRYRDMQDVEFTVERGRLYLLQTRSGKRTARAAVRIAADLVREGLISKEEALMRIEPSHLDGLLHRSIDENGPLDVVAEGLPASPGAASGRIAFDADTAVERSKTGEPVLLVRPETTPDDIHGVIAAEGVLTTRGGMTSHAAVVARGMGKPCVCGCESVRIDERERVLVAGGRIFREGDWLSIDGSTGRVIAGRVSLKEPELSEELELLLSWADEVKRLSVRANADTPEDAARARRFGAEGIGLCRTEHMFLSPERLPVVRSMILDEGKRREEALARLLELQQSDFEAIFEAMDGLPVTVRLLDPPLHEFLPDLETLLLRRQRLDFTADGADGADAEPEREELDRLIRAVRQHRESNPMLGLRGCRLGVVRPDIYEMQVRAIFRAAKACSARGVDVRPEIMVPLVGIPGELRFFREMIDRIAGEELGESRGRPPYRVGTMIEVPRAALVADAIAEYADFFSFGTNDLTQMTFGFSRDDAENKFLGAYLERGLLTDNPFQTLDADGVGRLVRFAVERSKAVRPDLKTSICGEHGGDPNSIRFCHNAGLDAVSCSPYRVPLARVAAAQAAIEAGRKVETKS
- a CDS encoding diaminopimelate decarboxylase, with the protein product MRLRGTSRINERGHLEIGGCDVTELARVYGTPLYIYDEALIRQKCREFVDAFRSSGVPFQVAYASKAFCTMAMCRVVAEEGLSLDVVSEGELYTALRAGFPPERIHFHGNNKSPDEIDMAVGARVGCFVVDNFHEMEVLCDVARRRGVKVRVLLRVAPGVEAHTHEYVMTGQTDTKFGFDLESGAADRALEEAVRMETMEVVGVHAHIGSQIFETAGFRATAEKLGQLAARARERTGVTFSVVNVGGGFGIRYTEEDRPLAVSDYIRAVTDAVRTAFGRIEGYPLPEVWVEPGRSVVGEAGTALYTIGSWKEIPGIRRYVAVDGGMADNPRPALYGARYEAILANRANEPADTVVTVAGKCCESGDMLIRDCRLPDPRPGDLLAVFCSGAYQYSMASNYNRLRRPAVVFVRDGAADVVVKRETLDDVVGNDVLPERLKGRGPA
- a CDS encoding type I glyceraldehyde-3-phosphate dehydrogenase yields the protein METAVGINGMGRIGRLIFRRAFGPDAPDGLRVTAVNSIHPAETVAHLLKYDSVHGTWGADVRTDGPNLVVDGRPVRVFNRQNPAEIEWSEAGVDIVIEATGKFLDRNAVSSHLRSGVSRVVVTAPGKSLDLTVVMGVNETAYDPSRHVLLSASSCTTTCAATVLAVLDRAFGVRGAWVTTVHSYTSDQRHLDNPHKDLRRARACTLSIVPTSTGIGRSLADVLPHLASSVRGIAVRVPTPDVSLVDMTVTLTHVVDADDIRAAFREASGGRWSRYVGYTDLPLVSADFIGNDKSAVIDGASVETVGDQAKILAWYDNEWGYACRVLDLVRYISDLQPERRECACTSGSSNSEH
- a CDS encoding spore germination protein, translated to MADDMASDRGRSGSSDRRLIDEANRKALERDPVSTTRRESEWKQTSDIPKSVAEIRKALQEKMGLDVSFDVIYREMTVGGRDAAVLVLNGFVNDVTVATVLHRLSLAREEDLRPSVLQTVVRELIPHAQVEVTSDFDEAVDAALVGQLVLFLSHEEKAVLVDTRKYPARSVDEPDLERVVRGSRDGFVETLLTNVTLVRRRLRDPRLTFEVMRVGERTKTHIAVGYIRDIADPDLVRAIKRRIAEVKVDGLPVAEKQLEESLIRQSWNPFPNVRYSERPDVVCAHLLEGHVIVFVDTSPSVMMLPSTYFHHLQHAEEYRQSPFIGTYLRWVRYFGVLVSLFLLPLWFLVVHMPVKPEGLEFLGPAKPGKVPLLLQFVLIELGIDLMRMAAVHTPSPLTTAMGLVAAILIGEIAVKTGLFNNEVILMMSVAAVGMFATPSYELSLGNRIVRLSLLLAAGFFGACGFVVAAAVWLTFLATRRSYGSPYLWPFIPFNFRALVDVLLRRPVRFQGDRPSVTRPVDPSRQPS